One part of the Macaca mulatta isolate MMU2019108-1 chromosome 6, T2T-MMU8v2.0, whole genome shotgun sequence genome encodes these proteins:
- the LOC144341500 gene encoding uncharacterized protein LOC144341500, with amino-acid sequence MDADDSRAPKGSLRKFLEHLFGARKAIGVLTSGGDAQADAWKGPDGGFPPVSGPRTEQGWSRDGPPAHGPGDLPFALERAGRARVLQVGALWAPPGPPRAPT; translated from the exons ATGGACGCGgacgactcccgggcccccaagggctccttgcggaagttcctggagcacctctTCGGGGCccgcaaggccatcggcgtgctgaccagcggcggggatgctcaag CAGATGCGTGGAAAGGCCCGGATGGCGGATTTCCTCCCGTTTCGGGACCGCGCACTGAACAAGGATGGAGCCGGGATGGGCCCCCAGCCCACGGCCCCGGTGACCTTCCCTTCGCCCTTGAGCGCGCGGGGCGGGCGCGGGTGCTGCAGGTTGGGGCGCTGTGGGCCCCGCCCGGCCCGCCGCGGGCGCCTACGTGA